The proteins below are encoded in one region of Micromonospora yangpuensis:
- a CDS encoding aldo/keto reductase, protein MAYRRLGDSGLVVSVVGIGCNNFGRKLDLDGTRAVVDAAIDAGINLFDTADIYGEPQGASEEVLGQALKGRRDDVVLATKFGMDMHGMNGPDFDARGARRYVARAVEASLRRLGTDHIDLYQMHQPDPGTPIEETLAALDDLVRAGKVRYLGNSNFTGWQIADADWTARTGGMTPFISAQNHYSLLERGVEAEVVPACERFGLGLLPFFPLADGLLTGKYRRGSAPPEGTRLAGGGRYAERLAAADWDTIEAIEAYAAERGLSMLQVAIGGLAAQPAVTSVIAGATTADQVRANAEAGAWRPDAADWAALRALL, encoded by the coding sequence ATGGCATATCGCAGGCTGGGCGACTCCGGGCTCGTGGTGTCCGTGGTGGGCATCGGCTGCAACAACTTCGGCCGCAAGCTGGACCTCGACGGCACCCGGGCGGTGGTCGACGCCGCGATCGACGCGGGGATCAACCTCTTCGACACCGCGGACATCTACGGCGAGCCGCAGGGCGCCTCCGAGGAGGTGCTGGGCCAGGCGCTCAAGGGCCGCCGGGACGACGTGGTGCTGGCCACCAAGTTCGGCATGGACATGCACGGCATGAACGGCCCGGACTTCGACGCCCGGGGCGCCCGCCGGTACGTCGCCCGCGCGGTGGAGGCGTCGCTGCGCCGCCTCGGCACCGACCACATCGACCTGTACCAGATGCACCAGCCCGATCCGGGTACGCCGATCGAGGAGACCCTGGCGGCGCTGGACGACCTGGTCCGCGCCGGCAAGGTCCGCTACCTGGGCAACTCCAACTTCACCGGCTGGCAGATCGCCGATGCCGACTGGACCGCCCGCACCGGCGGCATGACCCCGTTCATCAGCGCCCAGAACCACTACAGCCTGCTGGAGCGTGGCGTCGAGGCGGAGGTGGTGCCGGCCTGCGAGCGGTTCGGCCTCGGGCTGCTGCCGTTCTTCCCGCTCGCCGACGGGCTGCTCACCGGCAAGTACCGGCGTGGCTCGGCGCCCCCGGAGGGCACCCGGCTGGCCGGCGGCGGCCGGTACGCCGAGCGCCTCGCCGCCGCCGACTGGGACACCATCGAGGCGATCGAGGCGTACGCGGCCGAGCGGGGACTCTCGATGCTCCAGGTGGCCATCGGCGGACTGGCCGCCCAGCCGGCGGTGACCTCGGTGATCGCCGGGGCAACCACCGCCGACCAGGTACGCGCCAACGCCGAGGCCGGGGCCTGGCGGCCGGACGCCGCCGACTGGGCCGCCCTGCGCGCCCTACTCTGA
- a CDS encoding ABC-F family ATP-binding cassette domain-containing protein: MGYVDVAAVGHVLPDGRELFRDVSFRVGEGAKVALVGPNGAGKTTLLRMVAGDLPVPTGSISRAGGLGVMRQFIGMIGDDTTLADLALSLTPPALRAAGRRLADTEAAMRAAEARGPHSTAAGKAQLAYADALAAWGETGGYDAEVLFDTVATIVLGQGWDAVGHRPVRTLSGGQQKRFALELLLRGDDEVLLLDEPDNFLDVPGKRWLEGRLRESPKSVLYVSHDRELLAQTADRVVTVEGGSAWVHPGGFADWHAARVNRHARLDELRRRWDEEHQKLRELMLMYKQKAAYNDGLASRYQAAQTRLRKFEEAGPPPVPPKEQDIRMRLTGGRTGKRAVICEQLELDGLTYPFDLELWYGDRVAVLGANGTGKSHFLRLLARGGTDPDPANGPVDGAAALAPVAHDGVARLGARVRPGHFSQTHDRPELMDRTLVEILWRGDEHRSGMDRHAAMAALSRYELAGQGDQRFGTLSGGQQARFLVLLLELSGATLLLLDEPTDNLDLASAEALEAGLTAFDGTVVAVTHDRWFTRTFDRFLLFGDDNEVVETPTPTW, encoded by the coding sequence GTGGGATACGTGGACGTGGCAGCGGTCGGGCACGTCCTGCCCGACGGCCGGGAGCTCTTCCGGGACGTGTCGTTCCGGGTGGGTGAGGGGGCCAAGGTGGCCCTGGTCGGGCCGAACGGCGCGGGCAAGACGACGCTGCTGAGAATGGTCGCCGGTGACCTGCCGGTGCCCACCGGCAGCATCTCCCGGGCCGGCGGGCTGGGCGTGATGCGCCAGTTCATCGGCATGATCGGTGACGACACCACCCTCGCCGACCTGGCCCTCTCCCTCACCCCACCCGCCCTGCGTGCCGCCGGCCGGCGACTCGCCGACACCGAGGCCGCGATGCGGGCGGCCGAGGCGCGCGGCCCGCACAGCACCGCCGCCGGCAAGGCCCAACTGGCGTACGCCGACGCGTTGGCCGCCTGGGGCGAGACCGGCGGGTACGACGCCGAGGTGCTCTTCGACACCGTGGCCACCATCGTGCTCGGCCAGGGTTGGGACGCGGTCGGGCACCGACCGGTCCGGACCCTCTCCGGTGGCCAGCAGAAGCGCTTCGCGCTGGAGTTGCTGCTGCGCGGCGACGACGAGGTGCTCCTGCTCGACGAGCCGGACAACTTCCTCGACGTGCCCGGCAAACGCTGGCTGGAGGGACGGCTGCGGGAGTCGCCGAAGTCGGTGCTCTACGTCTCGCACGACCGGGAACTGCTGGCGCAGACCGCCGACCGGGTGGTCACCGTCGAGGGTGGCAGCGCCTGGGTGCACCCGGGCGGCTTCGCCGACTGGCACGCCGCCCGGGTGAACCGGCACGCCCGCCTCGACGAGCTGCGCCGACGTTGGGACGAGGAACACCAGAAGCTGCGTGAGCTGATGCTGATGTACAAGCAGAAGGCGGCGTACAACGACGGGTTGGCCTCCCGGTACCAGGCCGCCCAGACCAGGCTGCGCAAGTTCGAGGAGGCCGGGCCGCCGCCCGTACCGCCGAAGGAGCAGGACATCCGGATGCGGCTGACCGGCGGGCGGACCGGCAAGCGGGCGGTGATCTGCGAGCAGCTGGAGCTGGACGGCCTGACCTACCCCTTCGACCTGGAGCTCTGGTATGGCGACCGGGTCGCGGTGCTCGGGGCCAACGGCACCGGCAAGTCGCACTTCCTGCGGCTGCTGGCCCGCGGCGGCACCGACCCGGACCCGGCCAACGGGCCGGTCGACGGCGCGGCGGCGCTCGCCCCGGTGGCCCACGACGGGGTGGCCCGGCTCGGCGCGCGGGTCCGTCCCGGGCACTTCTCGCAGACCCACGACCGGCCGGAGCTGATGGACCGGACGCTTGTCGAGATCCTCTGGCGGGGCGACGAGCACCGGTCCGGGATGGACCGGCACGCCGCGATGGCGGCGCTCAGCCGATACGAGCTGGCCGGCCAGGGCGACCAGCGCTTCGGCACCCTCTCCGGTGGTCAGCAGGCCCGGTTCCTGGTGCTGCTGCTGGAGCTCTCCGGGGCGACCCTGCTGCTGCTCGACGAGCCGACCGACAACCTCGACCTGGCCTCCGCCGAGGCGCTCGAAGCCGGGCTGACCGCCTTCGACGGCACGGTGGTCGCGGTCACCCACGACCGGTGGTTCACCCGCACCTTCGACCGCTTCCTGCTCTTCGGCGACGACAACGAGGTGGTCGAAACCCCCACCCCCACCTGGTGA
- a CDS encoding class I SAM-dependent methyltransferase: protein MPDVTTGDHYFTAEPTTSAAPREVEFSAAGRDWTLASAGGVFSAARLDPGTGVLLRKADLPSAATSGALLDLGCGFGPITCVLASCAPSATVWAVDVNARARELTAANAVRVGVADRVRVHAPDEVPDDVAFAQIWSNPPIRIGKAELHELLGRWLPRLAPAGVGWLVVARHLGGDSLQRWLVDQGWQVGRQASQKGYRVLRVTR from the coding sequence ATGCCGGACGTGACGACCGGGGACCACTACTTCACCGCCGAGCCGACGACCTCTGCCGCGCCCCGTGAGGTGGAATTCAGCGCCGCCGGCCGGGACTGGACCCTGGCCTCGGCCGGCGGGGTCTTCTCCGCCGCCCGGCTCGACCCCGGCACCGGGGTGCTGCTGCGCAAGGCCGACCTGCCCAGCGCCGCCACCTCCGGCGCGTTGCTCGACCTCGGCTGCGGGTTCGGGCCGATCACCTGCGTGCTCGCCTCGTGTGCCCCGTCGGCCACGGTCTGGGCGGTCGACGTCAACGCGCGGGCCCGGGAACTCACCGCCGCGAACGCGGTGCGGGTCGGTGTCGCCGACCGGGTACGGGTCCACGCGCCGGATGAGGTACCCGACGACGTCGCCTTCGCCCAGATCTGGTCCAACCCGCCGATCCGGATCGGTAAGGCGGAGTTGCACGAGCTGTTGGGACGCTGGTTGCCGCGGCTCGCCCCGGCCGGGGTCGGCTGGCTGGTGGTCGCCCGTCACCTCGGCGGCGACTCGCTGCAGCGCTGGTTGGTCGACCAGGGGTGGCAGGTCGGCCGGCAGGCCAGCCAGAAGGGGTACCGGGTGCTGCGGGTCACCCGGTAA
- the truA gene encoding tRNA pseudouridine(38-40) synthase TruA: MHERTRVRLDVAYDGTGFSGWAAQPDRRTVAGVLTEHLDLVLGPGTATGLTVAGRTDAGVHATGQVCHLELPTEVWQERAGSLLRRLARLLPTDVRVRTMTEVPADFDARFSATWRRYEYRVTDAPYGAQPLRRHEILAWPRPLDLTALNAAAAGLVGEHDFAAYCRRKENATTLREVTRLDWRREADGVLVATVQADAFCQAMVRSLVGAMLVAGDGRRPVEWPAGLLTRRERSSEVTVAPAHGLTLVEVGYPTDPTEYARRAELTRRLRVPAEA, translated from the coding sequence GTGCACGAGCGGACCCGGGTACGACTGGACGTCGCCTACGACGGCACGGGTTTCTCCGGCTGGGCCGCCCAGCCCGACCGGCGTACGGTCGCCGGGGTGTTGACCGAACACCTCGACCTGGTGCTCGGCCCGGGTACCGCGACCGGGTTGACGGTGGCCGGACGGACCGACGCCGGGGTGCACGCCACCGGCCAGGTCTGCCACCTGGAGCTGCCCACCGAGGTGTGGCAGGAGCGGGCCGGGTCACTGCTGCGCCGGCTGGCCCGGCTGCTCCCCACCGACGTGCGGGTCCGGACGATGACCGAGGTGCCCGCCGACTTCGACGCCCGGTTCTCGGCCACCTGGCGCCGCTACGAGTACCGGGTGACCGATGCCCCGTACGGTGCCCAGCCGTTGCGCCGGCACGAGATCCTGGCCTGGCCCAGGCCGCTGGACCTGACCGCGCTGAACGCCGCGGCGGCCGGACTGGTGGGGGAGCACGACTTCGCCGCGTACTGCCGGCGGAAGGAGAACGCGACCACGCTGCGCGAGGTGACCCGGCTGGACTGGCGTCGGGAGGCCGACGGGGTGCTGGTGGCCACCGTGCAGGCCGACGCGTTCTGCCAGGCCATGGTGCGCAGCCTGGTCGGCGCGATGCTGGTCGCCGGGGACGGCCGCCGGCCGGTGGAGTGGCCGGCCGGCCTGCTGACCCGGCGGGAACGGTCCAGCGAGGTCACCGTGGCCCCGGCGCACGGGCTCACCCTGGTCGAGGTCGGCTACCCGACCGACCCGACGGAGTACGCCCGGCGGGCCGAACTCACCCGTCGGCTCCGCGTCCCCGCCGAGGCCTGA
- the rplQ gene encoding 50S ribosomal protein L17, whose amino-acid sequence MPTPTKGPRLGGSPAHERLMLANLATALFQHGKIKTTETKARRLRPLAEQLITKAKRGDLASRRRVLGVVKDKDVVYSLFDQIAPRYANRPGGYTRIVKIGPRKGDAAPMAVIELVEELQVAEPKANNKTAARKAAQQDKVEALAPAEETPQAKTDTDQDAEAPVSASGDTAAAREDSDEVNENKA is encoded by the coding sequence ATGCCCACGCCCACCAAGGGCCCCCGCCTCGGCGGCAGCCCCGCGCACGAGCGGCTGATGCTGGCCAACCTGGCCACCGCGCTGTTCCAGCACGGCAAGATCAAGACCACCGAGACGAAGGCCCGGCGGTTGCGTCCGCTGGCCGAGCAGCTCATCACCAAGGCCAAGCGGGGCGACCTCGCGTCCCGTCGGCGGGTGCTGGGCGTCGTCAAGGACAAGGACGTGGTCTACTCCCTGTTCGACCAGATCGCGCCGCGGTACGCGAACCGTCCGGGTGGCTACACCCGGATCGTGAAGATCGGCCCGCGTAAGGGTGACGCCGCTCCGATGGCGGTCATCGAGCTGGTCGAGGAGCTCCAGGTCGCCGAGCCGAAGGCGAACAACAAGACCGCCGCCCGCAAGGCGGCGCAGCAGGACAAGGTGGAGGCGCTCGCGCCGGCGGAGGAGACCCCGCAGGCCAAGACCGACACCGACCAGGACGCCGAGGCTCCGGTCTCGGCTTCCGGTGACACCGCCGCCGCCCGCGAGGACAGCGACGAGGTCAACGAGAACAAGGCCTGA
- a CDS encoding DNA-directed RNA polymerase subunit alpha: protein MLISQRPSLSEEAINETRSRFTIEPLEPGFGYTLGNSLRRTLLSSIPGAAVTSIKIDGVLHEFTTIPGVKEDVVELVMNIKELCVSSEHDEPVSMYLRKQGPGDVTAGDIQPPAGVSVHNADLKLATLNGKGRLDMELTVERGRGYVTAAQNKQAGAEIGRIPVDSIYSPVLKVTYRVEATRVEQRTDFDRLIIDVETKPSMGPRTALASAGSTLVELFGLARELDETAEGIDIGPSPQDAQLAADLALPIEELDLTVRSYNCLKREGINSVGELIGRTEADLLDIRNFGQKSIDEVKMKLAGMGLGLKDSAPNFDPAHVVDAFGEAEYDTDDYRETEQL from the coding sequence ATGCTCATCAGCCAGCGACCGTCTCTCTCCGAAGAGGCGATCAACGAGACCCGTTCCCGGTTCACCATCGAGCCGCTGGAGCCGGGCTTCGGCTACACCCTGGGCAACTCGCTGCGGCGTACGCTGCTGTCGTCCATCCCGGGCGCCGCGGTGACCTCGATCAAGATCGATGGTGTGCTGCACGAGTTCACCACGATCCCCGGGGTCAAGGAGGACGTGGTCGAGCTCGTCATGAACATCAAGGAGCTCTGCGTCAGCTCCGAGCACGACGAGCCGGTCAGCATGTACCTGCGCAAGCAGGGCCCCGGTGACGTCACCGCGGGCGACATCCAGCCGCCGGCCGGGGTCTCGGTGCACAACGCCGATCTCAAGCTCGCCACCCTCAACGGCAAGGGCCGGCTCGACATGGAGCTGACCGTCGAGCGGGGCCGCGGTTACGTGACGGCGGCGCAGAACAAGCAGGCCGGCGCGGAGATCGGCCGGATCCCGGTCGACTCGATCTACTCGCCGGTGCTGAAGGTGACGTACCGCGTCGAGGCGACCCGGGTCGAGCAGCGTACCGACTTCGACCGGCTGATCATCGACGTCGAGACCAAGCCGTCGATGGGCCCGCGTACCGCGCTGGCCTCCGCCGGTTCGACGCTGGTGGAGCTCTTCGGGCTGGCCCGGGAGCTGGACGAGACCGCGGAGGGCATCGACATCGGGCCGTCCCCGCAGGACGCCCAGCTCGCGGCGGACCTGGCCCTGCCGATCGAGGAGCTGGACCTCACCGTCCGCTCCTACAACTGCCTCAAGCGCGAGGGCATCAACTCCGTTGGTGAGCTGATCGGGCGCACCGAGGCCGACCTCCTCGACATCCGGAACTTCGGTCAGAAGTCGATCGACGAGGTCAAGATGAAGCTCGCCGGGATGGGTCTGGGGCTGAAGGACTCGGCCCCGAACTTCGACCCGGCGCACGTCGTGGACGCCTTCGGTGAGGCCGAATACGACACCGACGACTACCGCGAGACCGAGCAGCTCTAG